A stretch of DNA from Carassius auratus strain Wakin chromosome 44, ASM336829v1, whole genome shotgun sequence:
TAACGAAAAGGAAAAAAgccttaaattttttaattttaacactGGAATTTAACCTTGCACACAAAAACCTAATTTTCTCCTTTTCTTTATGTATTTAGCTACTTAATTATGTTTCagacaaattatttttgttaagtttcaactctttgaaaaaaaacaccacttcccagaatgcattgcacaaTGACGTGTCCAATGACCTCAAAACTTTTTGTTACTTAGCAAGCtaatttgtttttttgagaaGTCTAATCAGACATAAATGTATTGccaaaatcatacagaatgagtctgagctatatttaaaacattttacatattatatatttaaaaacttcacGCATGTTAGCGGTTCCAGTTAAATTTACAATGGGGTTTCATTCACGAAAATCAATGCTAAAAAAATGCAagtcgaaaaaatatataataataatcaaacagaaaaaaattataataataaaaatacaacgtGAATTTTAGCGATTCGGTGGGTTTTGTTgggaaacctggcaaccctgcagCACGGCTCACATGAtctgatgctaacgttagcagaACAGCAGAAATATCACTTCTTTATTCCTCTTCTGGGATTGTAGTTTAAAACATGTCGACGTTTACAGCGAATTTGATCTTTTCTGTGCTGTTTCTCGTGTTTGGTGCTGCGCTTGGACTCCTGGGAAATGGAGATAAATTCCGACGAAAGGTAGAAACCAATCACTGTCTgagatacaaaacaaacaaacaaacaaactttatcccgctgcaacaacaacaacaaagctgCAAATACTTACATTACAGACACCGTTTAGAAGAAGAAGTGCTTTTACGCTTCGTGTTTTAATCCTGACACACTGGGGTTTATTTATATGAATGTGTCAAGTATGTATTATTTTACCACAAAAGTATTTTACAGTGGTTCAGTGATTGATATTACCACAGTACTCTGATGACATGTAGTTCACAATGGTATTTACATAATTAATACCATGGTAAATATGCAAGGCAGTCACAATAGCAGCTCTATTGTATATCTACTGTTAGCTATTAGCTtcctctttgtttgtttttgagcagaacttcataatatttcaggaTAATTAGTGACAGGAGcatgtgtattatatttttagaGCTCTGATTGATGTGGACCTTTTGAAAccaataatattatttcataattctACATTTGCTACTGTATTTTTAGCGGTTGATAATGATGATGAATTATTCATTTGaacttcatttcatttcattctggaTGTTTGGCAAGCTATAAATAATCTTTAATTGAAATGCgataaacatattaaatatttaatgttcatttgtaagtcgctttggataaaagcgtctgctaaatgattaaatgtaaatgtaaatgtaaatatttaaactaaaccTGGGCTTAAATATGAGGGTTTTCTTCCTAAAAGTGAgggatttttaattttatgtttttattatttaacatttatttgagcctctaactctagcactctttATTCTAAGAAAGAAAAACCTCTTGACCCTTGcactctattctttttctattctatcttcttgttttattttaattcattataaaatTACCCTTTAATACTAGCATTTTCTATTCCTTTTTTAttctcttgttttatttttatttattaaaaatgacccTTTAACGTTAGCATTTcctgttctttttctattctatcttcttgatttatttctatttattataaaaatgaccctctaacactagcattttctattctttttctattctatcttattttatttctatttttataaaaatggccTTTAATACTagcattttctatacattttttattctctcgttttatttttatttattataagaatGACTCTTTAACGTTagcattttctatttttctattctatcttcttgttatatttctatttattataaaaatgaccctctaacactagcatttTCTAtcctttttctattctatcttcttgttatatttctatttattataaaaatgaccctctaacactagcattttctattctttttctattctatcttattttatttctatttttatcaaaatggcCTTTAATACTagcattttctatttttctattctatcttcttgttatatttctatttattataaaaatgaccctctaacactagcattttctattctttttctattctatcttcttgttatatttctatttattataaaaatgaccctctaacactagcattttctattctttttctattctatcttattttatttctatttttatcaaaatggcCTTTAATACTAGCATTTTCTATAAATTTTTTATTCtctcgttttatttttatttattataagaatGACTCTttaacgttagcattttttattctttttctattctatctaattgttatatttctatttattataaaaatgaccctctaacactagcattctctattctttttctattctatctttttgttatatttctatttttctaaCATATGGAtcataacattttttattgtaactATCAAAACTGAGTTTTTGCAATTAACAGCTAGATAAGTTTACCTTACTGATATATTTAGTACATGTTCAACACATAGTGTGAAACGAATCTGACGTGTGTAGTTCAGCTGATGGTATAAAGGGttgtgtaatgtaatgtgtgGTCTTCTCTCTCGTGGTCTCAGGTGTCTGTAGAGTTGAATCCCGGTCTGACTCATCCGTGGGTTCTTCCTCCTGGAGTGAATCTGGTTCATGTGCAAGGTCTGGGGCTCAATGACACCCTTCACTTCCTGTTGTGTAATCATGGAGCTCCAGCGCTGTTAATGGTTCACACGAACAGCACACAGTCATCAGTGCAGGTGGACTGGCCTTCCTTCATCAAAAGCAGTTCACCCAGAAGCCTGAAGGTGGAGCCGCAGAGTAGTGTGCTCTACAGCAGCGCACTAGTGTTCACCAGAGTGAGTGTGAAAGTCTCAAATCAGTCCCAAATCACATACTCTGAATACTTTTTGCACACTTCAGAACCACGGTGGAAGTAGAACATTTGCTTACTGTTTTATGAGTACTGTGTGTTTTTTAGGCTATAagatttattagtattattattagaattcacATTCAGATTAGTGTGTTCTTGTCTTTGGGACACTGATGCCTTTAGAGACAGACAGATTAAAGTGTGTAAACGCTTCTGTGTGTTTCTCAGGTTTGGGAGTATGATGATGTCAATAACACCGCAGACCCCCAGCAGACCGCAGAGTCCAGCTTTTACCCTCCATACGAGCTCCAGAACTTCATCTGGTCAGACCTGAACAAAACGGGCGATCAGTCAAATCACACATTACAGCTGTGCGGCGGAGAGAATACGGAGAGTTTCGTCAACGGCTCCCTTTGTCTGCAGGTGAGCAGAACTACAGGAACACACAGCAGGTTCTGTGTAGAGCTGTGTCTGATTTCTCTTCTATCGTCAGTTCTCAGCGTTTGAGTCAGTGGGTCGTGATCAACCCTGGCCGAGTCTCCATCATAACGCTAACTCCTCGCAGCTTCACGTGTGGCTGAAGGGTGTGACGCCACGAGGAAACCACTCCAGATTCGCTCTGGAGTTTCAGTCTGTAGGCGACTCTGGATTCGAGGGACGAGTGGATGTTTACAGCTCCATAGACGATGAGTACACACCCTCCATCTTCAAGGTGAAAACCACAGCAAACCTGACCACGTCAGGATTCGGTTTGATAAACTATTCTCACCTCACTATATGATACTTAAAAGGAGTCATCGGATGCTACATGGTTATACAAGTTGTTTAaattgaaatgtgtgttggcagtgtatgtacacaaccaccctaaaatgataaaaatctgccctgggttttatttttttccctttgtgaAATCAAGCCGATCTCATCTGTGACATCACACAAACtggcccctcccacgatagtttgattgacagttagACTGGCGTCTCACCTTAGCCCCGCCCCTTGAGTCATCAGTCCAGCATTATTTGAATCTTTGCAAACCACCTTTCCTAATAATTTGCTAATTATCAAAtttcaagttgaatgcagctaaAGTAAACATTCTCTCAGAGAGCAgctcggaagagaggggcggagtcagcagagctcattaacatttaaaggaacatgctaCAAAATggcaaagcacaaaaaaaaaaaagtgttttttacacTACAGGCTTTGCATTATGACCCTAAGGGATGGgtatccgatgacccctttaaacaaagacaaaatagaGTTTTTTTGTAGGTTAATTTATCAATCAACAGTGAGCGATACCTTTACTACAGTATTGattcattaacattagttaataaaaataacaaatacacgACAGAACAGCAACAGATTACGTTTATCAGTGTTGATCAGCAGTATCAAGTATTCAAGATAATGACAATAACGTACAGGTTCAtgaagacacaacaaaaacacttgtatttttgttttatattacagTAAAGTACTTAAAACACATTAACCTGTGCATTTATGAGGCTTTAATCATCTCCAGCACTCTACTGATTTAAACGGCagccattacatattttattgccTTTTTACCCAATCAAATATTTTAGTTATCACCCTAAATTAGATTTTCATTTGATagcttaaaaagtttaaattcatCCTGTGAAAGccattttgaaatcggacatTGCGTGGTCATGGTGAGTGATGATATTAAGAGTCAAAATACTTAATGTGTTATGGTATTTTACAATCAAGACTTTtaataatcttgacaaaatacatatcaATGGAAAGGAGAGTCTCAAGAATTCATATTTTGTAGTTATTTTGTGAATGTCAATGGAGCACTAAATAAAATGTCACAGAAACCTTTTTTTaagatcaacttcaaatttgaaacataacttatttatacaaaatgctttacttttaaagcaattttagagtaactttgtatttttatttcatataaaatgtacagtgcattttcttaacagtaaatttaaacttctGTAACTTTGTGATACTTTCATATTTTGACATGATTCCCCATCTTCAATAAGCAGctgattgtcttctttaaaaatagtccataaaagtgttttaattaattataacaatttaagttcGGATAGTGCACTTTcacgtctatgttcaaaaatggtgTGTGACAGAAGgggttaaaaaaattcaaatgctagtaacactttactttttttgtgtgtgtggaaaagaTACAATGGATTTCAGTGCACttcctttataatgcattattcataAAGGCTTTAAGTCTTACCGAAATGttgcattggataaaagcgtGACTGCAACAGTGTAAATGTGAGATCTGGTGTAGGTTGTGTTGAGTTGATTGTGAGTCTCTCGTGTCAGGTGTCTCAGTGGGTGTCGTCTCCGGTGAACAGCACTGGTGTTTGGGGTTATAATCAGTGGAAGCCCGTGGCGTATCGTAAAGCTGATCCGGTGTTTGAGGACGCCACCCCGTGCAAACACTCCCAGCTCGTGTCCATGACCCACATCCCTCAGTCCCGTCTGGTTCAGGCGTATTTCACAAATGATACTCAGACGTACGGCCTCAACATCAGCTTCGGCATCGAAAAAGACCCAGCGTTTTACAGCGACACCAAATACATCAGCTGGTGAGTGTGATGAGAAATAGAGACTGAACTGAGAACAATCAATAAAACGAGGCTGTGAGGATCAGATGtactttttaaataactgttaacCTGCGATTATTAGCTATTTTCTACCtgatttaaccaaaaaaaaaaaatttgctggtataaattaatatataaatattcaattatgttaaacaatatttttaactTGAATACATTTTTCTACAGTCCGTccagattttactgtatttttttttttttacataaaatataattatttttggttCACTTGCCAAcctgaagaaaataataaaatattagaaatattatttttgaatatgagaaaatattaaaagtactgtatatatttagtgaatattacatttagttaattttgataatattttttgtgtCTGATTGCCCAactgaatgatatatatatatatatatatatatatatatatatatatatatatatatatatatatataatatggatattgatttttttaataataataattaagcgtgttttttttgtgtgaaaaatttTTGTAAAGTAATTTTACCGTAGTAATTGTTTGGAGAATTGTTTGATATTTAAAATTAGTGcagtcaaacaattaatcatccAAGTTTatccaaataaaagtttattactTCATTGATTGCATTTTTATGgggcattttattttaactttgtttttaaactttttagtaaagttattttactgtagtatattttaagaaaaatattttaaaaaatactatgatattattataataaatatttatttgttacttgtaactagtgctgtcaaacaattaatcgtatccaaaattaaaacatttttaatatatgtgtgtgtactgtttatttaatatgtatatataaatacctgTATATAATTAagagaaatattttgttttatatattaaatatttaatataaattacatgaatataaacgtatacatgtgttaatatttttcaaatatatgctgtatatgtgtgtattcatatatacataataaatatacccagtacacacacacatattatgtaaacaaaaacatttattttggatgctaaAGCTGactgttttcagacaggtttcctGAACACCCTCATCTACCATTGGTCAGTCAAAGAaatagccccgcccccaaactcacGTGTTTGGTCTAAGTCATAAATTGCAGGGCGATTAGACAAACAGATCAATGTTTTATAGGCCTCAAATAACCAGTGACTGACTGATAGAGACTCTAAATACACTGACTGAGGACTTTGTCTGAATCCTGACCTCTGCTTCACTTCACAGGACGGTTTTAGTGGGCCTGGGCGATCCTCCAGCCGATTCGTTCTCCACGTTAATCATTATCATCATAACCGTTGGACTTGGCACTCCTCTGGTCATCATTATCGTGGGTGGAGTGTTTGTTTGGCTCCGCAAGAAGAGGTCACAGTCTTCAGGCTACGAGCCAATCAACTGAGACCTTATGGTACAAGCCCCGCCCCCAATGCACACACCTGGTTCCTGACTGGACCATTAGAAACACGTTACTGACCATTAAACACTGCTGACCAATTACCCAGACAAACTCTCTCCAGATGGGTTTGGATTTAAAAGTGTTACATTGATATTTTTTACAGCTTTATACTTAAACCTCATTGGCCAGTCGATCCAAATCAAACCTAAAAGTGCAAAGGAGTTACTATTTGATTGTTTTTACGCCATCATTTTTCAGACTTGTGCCAAAATCCTTCTTGTAAAATTGCACATTTGcaattgcacacaaaaaaatgcacattttaaagatttaaaacattattttctctttaatccTGATGCAAATGCTTTCATATTTAATCAAAACTGCACAGCTGGAGGTTCTCAGGGATTCTCACTATGTTTATTTCTGATGTTTTTAACATAACTGTGGATAATGCGATTAAGACGAGTTGTAAGCGTTGGTTTGCACCATGAAATCTTTCCTTTTGTTGTTGCCTTAAgtgatttataaaatatttttcgcTATATAAATGTATCCAACACTTTCTTGTGGAGTTTCATCTTGTGCATCATTTCATCATAAACACAATCTCACGTTGTGTACAGATGGAAACTTTAGATTTTAGACACGATGGTTGAAAACTGTGACATGATAAAcgttactaaataaaataacacacgtttgaacatttgtatttaaattattggtaaaaataataattgagcaatttttaaatattgttttagactaattacaattataaagcacattttatttttattcctttaaactacatttttttgtattttttgatcattattttctgatataaaaaaaatatttttaatttttttatattaaagtttaaaagattgaaattttttttttagtaaagtaATTTTACTGTAGAATCTTTTaggagaaatattaaatattaaaaatatattgcatagGGTGAATTGCCCCTAAAGTGGGGCATGTTTCGCAGACTTATTGCGATGTGTAGCCAAAACATTAAATACACACCCATACCATTTTAAAACCCCAGGACGTGTACTAATcacatcaaaagaaaaaatacagataacaCATTCATAAAAAGCTCTCAGTCTACGATATAAGGCTGAATCTTATGTTAGTAATTCTCCTGGTTATGGATTACAGAAAGTGTTTTAGTGAAGTGATTTTACTGTAGAATCTGCTGCATCTGAATCAAACATCTTTTGTATCATTTATTCATGAACATCATGTGCAGATGGAAACATGAGATTCTAGGCATAAGAAACCATATGAGGAATATGGCATGATTTAGTGAAATATCAGCAATTTTAATGACAGCAcgacaaaaaaacaacataaaaaaaaccttcatgTAGAATAAAGAACATTACAATTATTATCAAAGACGAAAATATACATCAAGGTTACAATTCAATTACATCTAACTGTTTTAGTTCCCTTATTCTTGCATTgtgacatcacttttttttttttttttttaatataccagtaattttttttccacaatacAGTGAAGATAATAAATTTTTTGAGCAATAGTGAGAATTTAGGATGTGAATGTTTAATTATCATGAAATAAAACAAGACATTATAATGATCCTTCAAACAAGCTTCATTTTCTTCAAGTCAGATTTTTGTTTCCTTCTGATTTCAgatgcgcgcgtgtgtgtgtgtgtgtatatatatcagtGTGTGAAGTCATAGTGAGTCACTACTCAGGTCAGATTTCCTGAAAGGCTGAATCGGGAGCGTTTGCAGCAGTCAAACTGGTTTTGTCTCATGACACACATTGAGTTTCGTCTCATTCATCCTCTCTTCCTTTCAGTGCGAGCGGAGTCTTTCATTCAGTCTTTATGTTTTGATcttctggatggatggatgtgaaGTCTGCGGTAAAGCACTCACTTTTTATTCAGAAGTGGTTTTCAGCCCCACCACCTCTGTTTAGGGGGCGGAGCTGTTGGGGGCGGGGCCAAATGAAACACCGCCTCCTGTCCGCTCACTGAGCCAATGAAATAAAGGTTTGCGCCCAGCAGAACAAGCAGAGGCAGGAAGGAGAGAGCGAATCCAAACGCTCGTACACTGCtgccgaacacaacacacacccaGTAGATCAACCtgagaataaaacacacacacacacacatacattcagaaATTGTGTAaactgaaaagaagaaaaaaaaaaggtctactTTTTGGAATCAACAAGTACTTAACGCGTTACTTTCTGAATACCCAGCATAATATCCAGATCTCTATttccaaataaaaacatattacatttatttacttggtattttaaTCATGTAAATGCTACATTTAAAAGTCATAAGTAACatttttccaagtaggaaacACGTAACATTTCCATTCATTGAATTTACTTGCAAACACAGTTCAAAATCTCTCCCTTGTAATGGataatattgaatttatttttaatagttgaaAATCTCTGCCTCAATGTAACAGTGACGTAACTTTAgagaattttaataatgcaagTGCTACATTTAAAAGTCTTAGAAGTAACACTTTCCAACTTAAAAGTATCATTTTTCTAAGAAGCACATTTTTAGATCATtgcaataatgtaaatgttacattaaGTCTTAGAAGAAACATTTACACAATAAACGTAACATTGTGTATAAgatttatttacatgaaaatataagTGAAAAGCTCTCCCTTCCCCAAAAATGCAACACAATGTAATTTTAGAGTATTGCAATAAATATAAACTAACTTTTTTCCAAGAATGAAAcatgtaacttttatttattgaatttatttattaatacagttgAAAATATCTTCAATTCCCCAGTGTAAcatatttagtcattttagcGTACTGTAGTAGTGTAAATATTACATTAagttttaaaagtaacattttcaaagaaaatgtttaaacattgtaACATAAATATTGGTAACAATTTTGGAGTGTTGTGATTAATGTAAATGTTACATCagtgtccctggagcacagaagcagtctgaagtcttggggtatatttgtagaaatggccaaaaatacattgtatgggtcaacattatacatttttattttatgccaaaaatcagatcatgttccatgaacatatttagtaaatgtcctacggtaaatatatcaaaacttaatttttgattagtaacatgcattgctaagaattaatttggacaactttaaagatgattttctcaatatttagatttttttgctccctcagattttcaaatagttgcatctcctCCAAATATTGTCTtcctcacaaaccacacatcactggagagatcatttattcagttttcagataaTGTATAGATCTCAATTTCGAGAGATTGGccctcatgactggttttgtgctccagggtcacatataagtgTCTTAAAAGTAGCTCCCAACACGCACCTGCCGAGGACGAAGATGATGGTGAGGAGCGGCACCAGTTTGAGCATTTCCTGTTGGGTGTACGTTGCCATGACCGCGAGCTGCAGGAAGTAGAGCAGGTACAGGTGCAGCGAGTCTCGCACGAAATGATGGTGAACAACCACCTCACGATTCTCCCACGTCCCGTCAAACAGAGGCTTCAGCGTCCCGAACCTCACACGAGACACACCCTGAACCAGCACTCCTGAAAAtcaaatgcatcacggtttccacaaacatattgtgCAGTACAACTCTTTTGTGtgtctataatttatatatatatataaatatatgcatatttgcTCACCCAGCACGATGGGAATGATGGCAAAGAATGCACAGCGCAGTGTGTAGATCAGTCTGAGGGCGGAGCTGTCGAGGGGAGGGGCATCAAAGGGGAGGAGCTTGTATCCTCCCCATGTTAGTAACGGGAAAAACACCGCGGCAGccgttacacaaacacacaatcgcATAGCGTCCACACAactgtctgagagagagagacacagatctGTGATCAACAACATGTCAATAAACTTTtgatactgtatcccacaatgcaatgcactctgCTTGACCCAGGTTATTATTGTATCATATAAAAAAGTTACTCGAAATAAACATAACGACTCCATTTGaatttaacatgtattttaagtaactatttaacaaaaaagtttagatattttatattgtaacttGAAATACaagttaaaatttaaatatcaaaaaatatatgttaCGTAAGATAAATGTTAACTGGAATAACGtgaataaacaatttattttagttgctaacacaacatttctcattgttatttagtttaacttactaaaataacttaaattgaaACTAATAAAaagtcttattaaaaaaaatcttattaaaaaaatgacaacaaaaacaggaaatataaaaatactaaaaaaaaaacattcaaaatattaataaaataagtaaaactaaaatataatgctAACTTTAACTGAAGGATAAGAAAATATTAAAGCAACTTAAACATATGCATTTCAGCTTATTTGCttcatttttgtttggtttaacttgatgtgaataaactaaaataataataaaagcaatatattaacaacaatttattacaatataaacaatatattaataaactacaaaagacatttttttttaaaagctaataaaaattataaaaacacaaaaaaggtaCTAAAATGTAactgtgctccagggacacacatGCTTTGAAAACAAACCGTAGTGATTATTAAAGGTGTTTACTTTGGGGTTTGTCTATGTCATCGATCCACGGCGGGTGGAAGTGTTCAGGAGGGTTCGTGTGGAAGCTGTGCACATACAGAGGAATCTTCTCCATCTCGATGTGCTTCTGGACGTCCTCGTGTCCCGTCGGCTGCACGATCATCACGTTCGGTGTGAACGCCTGCGCGGCTTTCTCTGGACACCAGGCGTCCTGGAGCTGTTCTCCATCGTCCTCGTCATCAGCGAGCGAGCCGTCACTGATGTCCCGTGGCTTCTCCTGCGTCTCCGTCCGGTCGCTCTCCGGCTGATCTCCATCAAAGCTGTGGAGCTCGCTGGGCTCTGGAGGTCTGAGCTCGTCTGCATGCTTCAGCATGTTCAGATCAGTCTGATTTTCTGGGCTGGACTGTCGATCTGTGATCATCTCTGTGGTTTGGTGCTCAATCTAACTCCAGTCAGACCCTTTGAGTTCAGGATGAATATGAAGATCTCTGCTAACAGAGTCCTGAACACAGACAGAACGGATCGGTAAATCAACATCTTCTCAAAGTGCACAGATATTGCAGATTAATCCTTTAACTAACAATTCCGGTTGCTTACTTAAATCCTTTCTGAggaataaagttaaaaagaacagcatttattcaaaatagaacaATTTTCTAACAATATGCATAaactacactcttagaaaaagggttcattggggttcagTATAGagccatagggttctttactcaactccaaagaatcTTTtactaaaaaggttctataatgataAGAAAGAACctttttggcacaaaggttctttaggctattattcattcatatattacattatcctgcaacattttgtatttgtaatttaattattgtttgtagtaacttaatatcacattttaatcatgctgatttttagagaaaaactgaaatggcactcttcgtgtgatattgatttactacataaaatgatataaat
This window harbors:
- the LOC113062500 gene encoding glycosylated lysosomal membrane protein-like translates to MSTFTANLIFSVLFLVFGAALGLLGNGDKFRRKVSVELNPGLTHPWVLPPGVNLVHVQGLGLNDTLHFLLCNHGAPALLMVHTNSTQSSVQVDWPSFIKSSSPRSLKVEPQSSVLYSSALVFTRVWEYDDVNNTADPQQTAESSFYPPYELQNFIWSDLNKTGDQSNHTLQLCGGENTESFVNGSLCLQFSAFESVGRDQPWPSLHHNANSSQLHVWLKGVTPRGNHSRFALEFQSVGDSGFEGRVDVYSSIDDEYTPSIFKVSQWVSSPVNSTGVWGYNQWKPVAYRKADPVFEDATPCKHSQLVSMTHIPQSRLVQAYFTNDTQTYGLNISFGIEKDPAFYSDTKYISWTVLVGLGDPPADSFSTLIIIIITVGLGTPLVIIIVGGVFVWLRKKRSQSSGYEPIN
- the LOC113062508 gene encoding transmembrane protein 79-like, which translates into the protein MITDRQSSPENQTDLNMLKHADELRPPEPSELHSFDGDQPESDRTETQEKPRDISDGSLADDEDDGEQLQDAWCPEKAAQAFTPNVMIVQPTGHEDVQKHIEMEKIPLYVHSFHTNPPEHFHPPWIDDIDKPQNSCVDAMRLCVCVTAAAVFFPLLTWGGYKLLPFDAPPLDSSALRLIYTLRCAFFAIIPIVLGVLVQGVSRVRFGTLKPLFDGTWENREVVVHHHFVRDSLHLYLLYFLQLAVMATYTQQEMLKLVPLLTIIFVLGRLIYWVCVVFGSSVRAFGFALSFLPLLVLLGANLYFIGSVSGQEAVFHLAPPPTAPPPKQRWWG